A stretch of DNA from Hippopotamus amphibius kiboko isolate mHipAmp2 chromosome 5, mHipAmp2.hap2, whole genome shotgun sequence:
TGGCTGGCGACAAGGAATCGTAGGACGTGTTGAAAGAGCGCTTTGACCCCATCATTGAGGACCGGCACGGTGGCTATAAGCCCACCGACGAGCACAAGACCGACCTCAACCCCGACAACCTGCAGGGCGGCGACGACCTGGACCCCAACTACGTGCTGCGCTCGCGGGTGCGCACGGGCCGCAGCATCCGTGGCTTCTGCCTCCCCCCGCACTGCAGCCGCAGGGAGCGCCGTGCCATCGAGAAGCCCTGTCGAGCCTGGACGGTGACCTGGCGGGGAGGTACTATGCGCTCAAAAGCATGACTGAGGCGGAACAGCAGCAGCTCATTGACGACCACTTCCTTTTCGATAAGCCCGTGTCGCCCCTGCTGCTGGCCTCGGGCATGGCCCGCGACTGGCCGGATGCCCGCGGTATCTGGCACAATGACAATAAAACCTTCCTGGTGTGGATCAACGAGGAGGACTACCTGCGGGTCATCTCCATGCAGAAGGGGGGCAACATGAAGGAGGTGTTCACCCGCTTCTGCAATGGCCTCACTCAGGTTGAAACGCTCTTCAAGTCTAAGAACTACGAATTCATGTGGAACCCTCACCTGGGCTACATCCTCACCCGCCCATCTAACCTGGGCACAGGGTTGCGAGCAGGGGTGCACATCAAGTTGCCCCACCTGGGCAAGCACGAGAAGTTCCCTGAGGTGCTCAAGCGGCTGCGGCTTCAGAAGCGAGGCACCGGTGGTGTGGACACGGCTGCTGTGGGCGGGGTCTTTGACGTCTCCAATGCAGACCGCCTGGGCTTCTCAGAGGTGGAGCTGGTGCAGATGGTGGTGGACGGGGTGAAGCTGCTCACTGAGATAGAGCAGCAGCTGGAGCAAGGCCAGGCCATTGATGACCTTGTGCCTGCCCAGAAGTGAAGCCCTAGCCTGAACCTGCCGCCACCACCAGCTCCACTGCTTCCTAACTTATTGCCCAGGCAGTGCCCACCACGCACCCCTGAGGCTCGCCTTTTGGCGGCTGAGCCCTTAGCCTTGCTGTAGAGACTTCTGTCACCCttggtagaatttatttttgtgatggCTGAGATGTTGCTGATGCTGAAATAAACTAGGGTTTCGGcctgcccaaaaaaaaaaaaaaaaaaattctctgcgcCCTACCTATTAATCCTCACTATGGTTTTACTCTTCTCCGTAATAAGTTGTATACAATTTCAATAAAATGGaagagctcttaaaaaaaaaaaaaagatacactgaTACCAGGACATGAGCTGTGTTTGTAGGTTTGATCTCACATATACTTGTTTAAAGATCCTCCAATACTCATAAACCAAAAGATTCAATGAATAGTAACCAAATAGTTATTTTTACTCTAAATGCAACCAGAAGACTCAGAGAAACTTTTATCACCCACTGAAATATAGGAGAGCTTCACCTTCATTCTACCCCTAGTACTACTACCATTAATTACCACAATCACCATTCATTATCAGCTCAGCTGCCAACAATCCAATCCCAACCCTTTGCTACTCAGGCTCAGTTCCAATCACTGGGAGTTCTAATTAACGCCCAAAGTTAATTATGCCTTTATCTTTTCCTAGATGTTTCCCAAAGAAAAAGTATAGGTCAGGGCAGAAAACCTCTGAAAGAGATATTTTGAAATTCCTTCTTTAATATCTATGTTGACACTCAGATAACTGgctttttgacttttaaaatgataTGTGAAGTACTCATAAAACTATCAGCAAACTGTCAAGCAAACCTGCAAACTGGTAAGAAAaagatcaccaccaccaccaatagaAGGCAAAGGATAagcacaaaaaggaaataaaagtgccaatacacatgacaagatgctcagtCTACCTAGCAGTCAAAATAcataagataataataataacagtaaaagtTATAATAATAATGGCAGCTAGAATTTATTGTGCTCTTTATTTAAGAGTGAATATGCAATAAAGATTTACCTAATTCATTAATCAACCAATCACCAAATAGATAAGAAACTACCTAGGAAAACAAGGGAAGTTTCaaagaggaggtgatatttgagctggTCCTTCATGGACACAAGTTCACTAAGCAAAGACTGGGGGTAGGGGAAACACTCAAAGGTGGGGGAGCAGATAGGCAAAAGCATATTCCAAAACACCAAAATATGGATACACTTTTTATTCTGGGAACCAATTGTGAACTGGTTCCTAGTTCAAAAGTGACAAGTTATGAAACTGTACAGATAGGAGGGAGGTAAAATATAAACAGTTATACTTCAGGCTGAAAAGattgaacttaattttttttttaaaagatatgtaaCTTAATCAGGTTCCCCCCCCACCCgtgcttttaattttcaaagaaacactTGATCAAAAAACAGATAGCAATTGAACTGAAAATCAAGAACAGTTCATCCCTAACGAGATTTCTTTCAAAGACAAGAATAATTCTACAAAAAGTGTGTTACTTAGGTGGTTTTCAAGAATCACTGCtcttaaaacaaatcaaaaatctgaaagaaattgtcaacctagaattctttaCCCAGCAAATATATGGTTCAAAAATGAAGTGAGacaacattctctctctctctctctctctctctctctctctctctcacacacacacacacagagaaagagatctTATCACCATCATACCCATACATTAGGAAACACTAAAGAACACTGTTCAGGCAactgagaaatgcagaaaagaataaagagcaataaaaagtgtaaatataaacactgacaatataaaataataaaaatgcattgtgctgtttaaaatgtatatagaattaaaagaaacaacaaaacatgtaacaaaaaacaaaagagcatataaagccttaaaaaaaagttcCCATACTCAGGAAAAGATTGATTGTTCTGTGACCATAAAAACAATTATTGGAGTGAGTGTTAACAGATCAAGGACAGCTGTTCTCTGGTCATATTTTTGAAAGCCAGCCAATCCGTAACAGCCACACCTCTGAAATTCAAACATCAAGATCATCACTCCAGTGAATATTCCTATAAAATGATCAAATACTTACAATGTccaggtgttaaaaaaaaaaacaaaccaggatGATACATATCCCCGTGTATTGCCAACCTTCATAACAAGGGtactctttttaaataatatataaatgaaggAATAGTAGCATAGCATATTCTTCAGATTTAACAGGAGTTGTTATCAAGACAACACCCAGAGATAATATACCTACAGCTCCTGGGCCATCTCATGCAGCCCTAGGTTCTTTTTGGATCTGGAAATCAGACCCTTCCACGCCTCCCCAGGCCCAAGGAAAACCATTCTGTGAGAATAACAATTAGACTGCTCCAAATGTATGATCCCCAAACATGTTAGGTAGACTCTGTCTTCTAAAAAGGAACACAAATGGGGTAAAATCTTTCCTTTGATAGCTGGTGAAGCAGACTCCTGAGGATAATGATCCCTCTATATCTATCTTTTAGAACTAGAGTATACCTTCACAATTTATACTTATTAGCAACAAGAAATAAAGTACTTGGATCATATTCTTGCTATGTACTCAAAATGGTaaccttaatatttaaaataaacagattttccattttcacacagttttacttcttattcCTACTTGGTAATTTTAAATACCAAATACACTGAGTTTAGCCCTGAAATGGTTTTAAAACACTTCTCTAACTGgagtataattattttcaattaaagCATTGTTCTGCCTCTCAGGAGTCATCTGATTTACATAAATGTTAGTTAAGCACCacagaaattctaaaatatataattagaatGTCACATATCACTTAATCCATTTTGTCAAAACAGGGATTCTTTTAACTTCTGTTTCACttccttaaaaagaaatcctatttattttctctaacgGAAAAAAAATTAGTAGGATAAACTTACAGAGTACTCCCCCAATcaaactttaaaatgattttggTTAACCACAAATTGACTTGAGTAGTTAAGTATTTTTCTGAATGTATTTTACTGAAACATGTCTGACAACATGTAATAATGACATACAGTAATTGAGATACTGTCTTACAGAATTACAAATTATTTCACTGATTTATTATTCTTAGTTACTCACAGATTTAAAAAAGATCACTTTGTCCTTATAAATTATCCAAGTAAACTAGTGCATTGCTAGCCTAAAGTAAACAATTTTGTAAACAGCTCTTTTACTTAGGGTTAAAACATAGCCATAAAACAGTTAttattaaacaacacatttcacTAAGCTGAATTtacgagaaaaaaaaaattataatctagCTCTATTACTTTCAAACCTCCTAACAGTATTtgggaaaataagacaaaaattgcttttcagttatttttaagattcagaAACATAAAACTTCAACTGTTTACCAAGCATAGGTTATAATGCAAAAAACTTAAGATAAAGAATACTACGAACTTTAAATACAATTCTAGCCAT
This window harbors:
- the LOC130853562 gene encoding LOW QUALITY PROTEIN: creatine kinase B-type-like (The sequence of the model RefSeq protein was modified relative to this genomic sequence to represent the inferred CDS: inserted 1 base in 1 codon; substituted 1 base at 1 genomic stop codon) codes for the protein MPFSNSHNTLKLRFPAEDEFPDLSGHNNHMAKVLTPELYAELRAKSTRSSFTVDDVIQTGVDNPGHPYVMTVGCVAGDKESXDVLKERFDPIIEDRHGGYKPTDEHKTDLNPDNLQGGDDLDPNYVLRSRVRTGRSIRGFCLPPHCSRRERRAIEKXLSSLDGDLAGRYYALKSMTEAEQQQLIDDHFLFDKPVSPLLLASGMARDWPDARGIWHNDNKTFLVWINEEDYLRVISMQKGGNMKEVFTRFCNGLTQVETLFKSKNYEFMWNPHLGYILTRPSNLGTGLRAGVHIKLPHLGKHEKFPEVLKRLRLQKRGTGGVDTAAVGGVFDVSNADRLGFSEVELVQMVVDGVKLLTEIEQQLEQGQAIDDLVPAQK